One window from the genome of Mumia sp. ZJ1417 encodes:
- a CDS encoding adenylyltransferase/cytidyltransferase family protein, whose protein sequence is MIPLSHVVGYAPGVYDLFHVGHLNVLKQAKERCDFLIAGVVSDEMCVRAKGFEPFVPIAERVEIVRHISVVDDVHVEVVPDKLATWEVLRFDRIFKGDDWRGTPRGDKLERDFASVGVEVVYFPYTVHTSSTQLRRALGRVEDLPAMAVEA, encoded by the coding sequence GTGATCCCATTGAGCCACGTCGTCGGGTACGCGCCCGGAGTGTATGACCTGTTCCACGTCGGCCACCTCAACGTGCTCAAGCAGGCCAAGGAGCGCTGCGACTTCCTCATCGCGGGTGTCGTCTCCGACGAGATGTGCGTCCGCGCGAAGGGCTTCGAGCCGTTCGTGCCGATCGCCGAGCGCGTCGAGATCGTCCGCCACATCAGCGTCGTCGACGACGTCCACGTCGAGGTCGTGCCCGACAAGCTGGCGACCTGGGAGGTGCTGCGCTTCGACCGCATCTTCAAGGGCGACGACTGGCGCGGCACGCCCCGCGGCGACAAGCTCGAGCGCGACTTCGCGTCGGTGGGTGTCGAGGTCGTCTACTTCCCCTACACGGTTCACACGTCGAGCACCCAGTTGCGCCGTGCCCTGGGCAGGGTCGAGGACCTTCCGGCGATGGCGGTCGAGGCCTGA
- a CDS encoding formyl transferase, giving the protein MHVQILLRRDQVRHWHHDLVAALDARSEVDAVTVAWVTGSRDPDPRLERLLRADRVLHRLPAGRWAGVAPGLLDARGTNGDAAPDVTLDLVEAGRHDGVRTLGLTFDGHPGDDALLAALTAGRLPVVAVVDRADGRTVASGRPGSELPGLLPRALDDVLAGVVTIIVAAVTDRGVRVDGATNGTAANDAVQSWPRRVATTTAHAGIHGLYRRLYRAPHWRVGWRFVDEGADDVLDLGTVTTTPWNRLPDDGYHFYADPFPLLHDGRHHLFVEDFDHRVGRGVVSVVEMTPEGPTGTPYPVLERPYHLSYPWVGEDEGELWMIPESSAAGTLELYRAVAYPDRWEHVATLLEGAEISDATPFHHDGRWWMTATVRHGGSFSDTLHLWHADRLRGPWTPHAANPVLVDIATARPAGRVVERDGRLLRPVQDGRTGYGAALALAEITRLDDTAFEQRHVASLAPGGTWGGSRLHTLNRAGRLECIDGSARSPRIRRRPAAERT; this is encoded by the coding sequence GTGCACGTTCAGATCCTGCTGCGCCGCGACCAGGTGCGGCACTGGCACCACGACCTCGTGGCCGCGCTCGACGCGCGCTCCGAGGTCGATGCAGTGACCGTCGCGTGGGTGACGGGTTCGCGCGACCCTGACCCGCGCCTCGAGCGGCTGCTGCGTGCCGACCGCGTCCTGCACCGCCTACCGGCGGGACGCTGGGCCGGTGTCGCGCCGGGTCTCCTCGACGCCCGAGGCACCAACGGCGACGCGGCACCCGACGTCACGCTCGACCTCGTCGAGGCCGGACGGCACGACGGCGTGCGCACGCTCGGGCTGACCTTCGACGGCCACCCCGGCGACGACGCCCTCCTCGCTGCACTGACGGCGGGGCGTCTGCCCGTCGTCGCCGTCGTCGACCGCGCTGACGGGCGTACGGTCGCGAGCGGGCGACCCGGGAGCGAGCTGCCCGGCCTGCTCCCCCGCGCCCTCGACGACGTCCTCGCCGGAGTCGTCACGATCATCGTGGCGGCAGTCACCGACCGTGGCGTGCGCGTCGACGGCGCCACGAACGGCACCGCCGCCAACGACGCAGTGCAGTCGTGGCCTCGCCGCGTCGCCACGACCACTGCCCACGCCGGCATCCACGGGCTCTATCGGCGCCTCTACCGTGCCCCCCACTGGCGGGTCGGCTGGCGCTTCGTCGACGAGGGCGCCGACGACGTCCTCGACCTCGGCACGGTGACGACGACACCGTGGAACCGGTTGCCCGACGACGGCTACCACTTCTACGCCGACCCCTTCCCTCTGCTGCACGACGGGCGTCACCACCTCTTCGTGGAGGACTTCGACCACCGCGTCGGGCGGGGCGTCGTGTCGGTCGTCGAGATGACGCCGGAAGGCCCGACCGGCACGCCCTACCCGGTCCTCGAACGTCCCTACCACCTGTCGTACCCGTGGGTCGGTGAGGACGAGGGCGAGCTGTGGATGATCCCCGAGTCCTCGGCGGCCGGGACGCTCGAGCTCTACCGTGCGGTCGCCTACCCCGACCGGTGGGAGCACGTCGCGACCCTCCTCGAGGGCGCCGAGATCAGCGACGCCACCCCGTTCCACCACGACGGACGGTGGTGGATGACGGCGACCGTACGCCATGGCGGCTCGTTCTCCGACACCCTCCACCTCTGGCACGCCGACCGGCTCCGCGGCCCGTGGACGCCGCACGCCGCCAACCCCGTCCTCGTCGACATCGCCACCGCTCGCCCCGCAGGGCGCGTGGTCGAGCGCGACGGCCGACTCCTGCGCCCCGTCCAGGACGGGCGCACGGGGTACGGCGCCGCCCTTGCGCTCGCAGAGATCACCCGGCTGGACGACACGGCCTTCGAGCAGCGCCACGTCGCCTCGCTCGCTCCCGGCGGGACCTGGGGAGGGTCTCGCCTGCACACCCTCAACCGCGCAGGACGACTGGAGTGCATCGACGGCTCCGCGCGGTCGCCGCGAATCCGCCGACGGCCCGCCGCCGAAAGGACCTGA
- a CDS encoding CDP-alcohol phosphatidyltransferase family protein — protein MSVTATSRTSRIRSNAAALSAAQKPSRGTAAYSRYVNRPLGRRVAAVAAAFGVTPNQATAVSATLSFSGLLLLCLAEPSLGVGLAVSALLAAGYVMDSVDGQIARLTGTGSRSGEWLDHTVDCFKTCSFHLAVLISFFRFPPVESDWALLVPVGFQIVDMVTFFGLIMMPLLRQGADAPAPTADAPPENPLRTWAILPTDYGIFCWVFVLMGWPTLYFAGYTALFVINALVLAVVLRKWWRELKAMDR, from the coding sequence ATGTCTGTCACCGCGACCTCGCGTACGTCACGCATCCGCTCCAACGCGGCGGCGCTGTCGGCGGCCCAGAAGCCGTCGCGCGGCACCGCCGCCTACTCGCGCTACGTGAATCGCCCGCTCGGGCGACGCGTCGCGGCGGTGGCGGCGGCGTTCGGCGTGACGCCCAACCAGGCGACCGCCGTGAGCGCCACGCTGTCGTTCTCTGGGCTGCTGCTCCTGTGTTTGGCCGAGCCCAGCCTCGGCGTCGGCCTCGCGGTGTCCGCCCTGCTTGCGGCCGGCTACGTCATGGACTCCGTCGACGGCCAGATCGCACGGCTCACCGGCACCGGATCGCGCAGCGGCGAGTGGCTCGACCACACGGTGGACTGCTTCAAGACCTGCAGCTTCCACCTGGCGGTGCTGATCTCGTTCTTCCGCTTCCCGCCGGTCGAGTCCGACTGGGCGCTGCTCGTCCCGGTCGGGTTCCAGATCGTCGACATGGTGACGTTCTTCGGGCTGATCATGATGCCGTTGCTGCGCCAGGGTGCCGACGCGCCCGCGCCGACCGCCGACGCGCCCCCGGAGAACCCGTTGCGCACGTGGGCGATCCTGCCGACCGACTACGGCATCTTCTGCTGGGTGTTCGTCCTCATGGGCTGGCCGACCCTCTACTTCGCCGGTTACACCGCGCTGTTCGTGATCAACGCGCTCGTCCTCGCGGTCGTCCTGCGCAAGTGGTGGCGCGAGCTGAAGGCGATGGACCGATGA
- a CDS encoding glycosyltransferase family 4 protein, which translates to MPSTRTPRGTVLVATPSADVYGSDLQLRETVRALLAAGWRVRVAAGSDGPLLAMLREDGAEAIALGFPALRRAYASPVGLLRLARDLAGAAPRATQALRTARPDVVLVNTLTLPWWTALARAHRVPVVCHVHEAEQSDPRPLRVALARPLALATTVVANSEATVSELADVNPRLGEQVRLVHNGVRGPDTAPAPPPWGARRLLVVGRLSARKAPHVALDVLERLIAQGRDVELELCGSALTDQTAYEAELRERASRPLLAGRVHFSGHVAPIWPALGRAHVLLAPSRGESLGNAVIEAQLAGRPVVATAVQGHLESVVDGESGLLAPVDDAETMAAQVGRILDDPALTARLVDGGRNRATTMFSPQRYAEEMQDVVASAARR; encoded by the coding sequence ATGCCCTCGACCAGGACGCCTCGCGGCACCGTGCTGGTGGCGACACCGTCAGCCGACGTCTACGGCTCCGACCTCCAGCTGCGCGAGACCGTACGCGCCCTGCTCGCCGCAGGGTGGCGCGTCCGCGTGGCCGCAGGCAGCGACGGTCCGCTCCTCGCGATGCTGCGCGAGGACGGCGCCGAGGCCATCGCCCTTGGATTCCCGGCGCTGCGTCGCGCATACGCCTCCCCGGTCGGCCTGCTGCGGCTGGCGCGCGACCTCGCGGGCGCGGCCCCCCGCGCCACGCAGGCGCTGCGCACCGCCCGTCCGGACGTCGTGCTCGTGAACACGCTCACGCTGCCGTGGTGGACCGCGCTCGCGCGCGCCCACCGGGTCCCGGTCGTGTGCCACGTCCACGAGGCCGAGCAGTCCGACCCCCGGCCGCTGCGGGTCGCCCTGGCCCGCCCCCTCGCGCTCGCGACGACGGTCGTCGCGAACAGCGAGGCCACCGTCTCTGAGCTCGCCGACGTCAACCCCCGCCTTGGTGAGCAGGTGCGCCTCGTCCACAACGGCGTACGCGGACCCGACACGGCGCCCGCGCCACCGCCGTGGGGTGCCCGGCGCCTGCTCGTCGTCGGACGCCTGTCCGCCCGCAAGGCGCCCCACGTCGCGCTCGACGTCCTGGAGCGACTCATCGCGCAGGGGCGGGACGTCGAGCTCGAGCTGTGCGGGAGTGCACTCACGGACCAGACCGCGTACGAGGCAGAGCTCCGCGAGCGCGCCTCACGCCCGCTGCTGGCCGGACGGGTACACTTCTCCGGGCACGTCGCCCCGATCTGGCCGGCGCTCGGTCGTGCCCACGTGCTGCTCGCCCCGTCCCGCGGAGAGTCGCTCGGCAACGCGGTGATCGAGGCCCAGCTGGCGGGGCGCCCCGTCGTCGCGACCGCCGTACAGGGACATCTCGAGTCGGTCGTCGACGGCGAGTCCGGGCTGCTCGCGCCTGTCGACGACGCCGAGACGATGGCCGCCCAGGTCGGACGGATCCTGGACGATCCCGCCCTGACCGCTCGGCTGGTCGACGGCGGCAGGAACCGCGCGACCACGATGTTCTCGCCGCAGCGCTACGCCGAAGAGATGCAGGACGTGGTCGCGTCGGCGGCCCGCCGCTGA
- a CDS encoding GNAT family N-acetyltransferase encodes MYVVDCSERFDWLSDEYESLYASATATLFQHPNWLNEIYATLAEGMGADPAVVTIRSDGRLVAVLPLVRRRGRVRRLEFADLGVSDYTVPVIAADVEAALLADPSVPKAIRHALGPADLLTVPKVPASATRLTALLGGPDVVRLQYDAHVIELGTSFEDWRSARDLDFTRHLDNKRKRIGRKQRVLALRELKDVDEIDGAFALMREFRRSRFSDRRAIDLVQDPEYYEFYRRAAHDGATKGGPGSTTVLTINDEIVGVSFGLSDSSRDLFVLIGYDFDRYRNYSLGLVMVEELIKVSIANGKTYHDLTLGHEGYKQDFGAEATPMFAVHMTKTPVGWAAKTAAAQNTAARHFAKRALAYRDEHLRGRGLSEVMASLRGRRG; translated from the coding sequence GTGTACGTCGTCGACTGTTCTGAGCGTTTCGACTGGTTGTCGGACGAGTACGAGTCCCTCTACGCGTCGGCGACGGCGACGCTCTTCCAGCACCCAAACTGGCTCAACGAGATCTACGCGACGCTCGCGGAGGGTATGGGCGCGGACCCGGCGGTCGTCACGATCAGGTCCGACGGACGGTTGGTCGCTGTGCTCCCGCTCGTGCGCCGCCGAGGACGCGTGCGCCGCCTGGAATTCGCTGACCTTGGCGTCAGCGACTACACGGTCCCTGTCATCGCCGCGGACGTGGAGGCCGCGCTGCTCGCGGACCCGTCGGTCCCCAAGGCGATCCGTCACGCGCTCGGGCCGGCGGATCTTCTGACAGTCCCGAAGGTGCCTGCATCGGCCACCCGTCTGACGGCCCTGCTCGGAGGACCAGACGTCGTTCGCCTTCAGTACGACGCCCACGTGATCGAGCTGGGCACGTCCTTCGAAGACTGGCGTTCCGCGCGTGATTTGGACTTCACCCGGCATCTGGACAACAAGCGCAAGAGGATCGGTCGCAAGCAGCGGGTCCTCGCACTACGTGAGCTCAAGGATGTCGACGAGATCGATGGTGCGTTTGCGTTGATGCGCGAGTTCAGGCGTTCCCGCTTTTCTGATCGGCGTGCGATCGACCTCGTGCAGGATCCGGAGTACTACGAGTTCTATCGTCGTGCAGCCCACGACGGGGCGACGAAGGGCGGCCCGGGCAGTACGACTGTTCTCACGATCAACGACGAGATCGTCGGTGTCTCCTTCGGGCTCAGCGACTCCTCGCGCGATCTCTTCGTCCTCATCGGGTACGACTTCGACCGCTACCGCAACTACTCGCTCGGGCTCGTGATGGTCGAGGAGCTGATCAAGGTCAGCATCGCCAACGGCAAGACCTACCACGACCTGACACTGGGGCACGAGGGCTACAAGCAGGACTTCGGCGCGGAGGCGACGCCGATGTTCGCCGTGCACATGACCAAGACGCCGGTCGGGTGGGCGGCGAAGACCGCAGCTGCTCAGAACACCGCTGCGCGACACTTCGCGAAGCGTGCCCTCGCCTATCGGGACGAGCACCTGCGGGGACGGGGGTTGTCCGAGGTCATGGCTTCCCTCCGCGGACGCCGCGGGTAG
- a CDS encoding polysaccharide biosynthesis tyrosine autokinase has protein sequence MTFSEYAAILQRRWRVWVSFLIVGILAAVAYNATATVRYTATATAFVNVSDGTRGQQSQNFQNSQFAVQRVKSYTSLVDSPRVLEPVISDLGLDLTVRELAKKTSMTSPPDTVIMEVSVVDTDPDQAALLANAVTESLGEVIEDIESNGTVSRTGEPVTNVRVSVTAPASPPASPSSPRTLINLVLGALLGLSVGMVAAVIRNHYDRRIKNADDVREVTGISPLGTTSNQPASQRMPLVALDWRSEAAERYRTIRTALRFASIDHEVRHFVVTSPLSGEGKSTAACNLAISLAQGGASVCLVEADLRRPRAAGYLGVEGNLGLSDVLVGEASLDDVLVSWNHALLQILPAGSLPPDPVALLESAAMGNLVDALSERFDVVVYDAPPMLPVTDATVLGEKVDGLLLVVRSGKTLKEDLSRSLDKADAARVKVLGTVVVGVRREGRSGEHSYAADVATQRTELTPTTNEPPVRGDSVVREDEEGDDDGTGWQPPLAATTAVLPAITDDMLDDDHDGDDHDDRDDPDHGDEAADDSSGIVSGGAQPRA, from the coding sequence GTGACCTTCTCGGAGTACGCCGCCATCCTGCAACGGCGTTGGCGCGTATGGGTGTCGTTCCTCATCGTCGGGATCCTCGCGGCCGTCGCCTACAACGCGACCGCGACCGTCCGCTACACCGCGACGGCGACGGCGTTCGTCAATGTCTCTGACGGCACCCGCGGCCAGCAGTCCCAGAATTTCCAGAACTCGCAGTTCGCGGTGCAGCGGGTGAAGTCCTACACCTCGCTCGTCGACAGTCCGCGCGTCCTCGAGCCGGTCATCAGCGACCTCGGCCTCGACCTCACGGTGCGTGAGCTCGCCAAGAAGACGTCGATGACCAGCCCGCCCGACACGGTCATCATGGAGGTGTCCGTCGTCGACACGGACCCCGACCAGGCGGCGCTTCTCGCGAACGCGGTGACCGAGTCCCTCGGTGAGGTGATCGAGGACATCGAGAGCAACGGCACCGTCTCGCGCACCGGCGAGCCCGTGACCAACGTCCGGGTCTCGGTCACGGCGCCCGCGTCGCCACCGGCGTCCCCGTCGTCGCCGCGCACGCTGATCAACCTCGTGCTCGGTGCCCTCCTCGGGCTCTCCGTCGGCATGGTCGCCGCCGTGATCCGCAACCACTACGACCGCCGGATCAAGAACGCCGACGACGTCCGCGAGGTCACGGGTATCTCCCCGCTGGGGACCACGTCCAACCAGCCCGCCTCGCAGCGCATGCCGCTGGTCGCGCTCGACTGGCGGTCCGAGGCGGCCGAGCGCTACCGCACCATCCGTACCGCCCTGCGGTTCGCCTCGATCGACCACGAGGTGCGCCACTTCGTCGTCACATCGCCGCTGTCGGGCGAGGGCAAGAGCACCGCCGCGTGCAACCTCGCGATCAGCCTCGCGCAGGGCGGGGCGTCGGTCTGCCTCGTGGAGGCCGACCTGCGCCGCCCCCGAGCCGCCGGCTATCTCGGAGTCGAGGGCAACCTTGGGCTGTCGGACGTGCTGGTCGGCGAGGCGTCGCTCGACGACGTCCTCGTCAGCTGGAACCACGCCCTGCTCCAGATCCTGCCTGCCGGCTCGCTCCCGCCGGACCCGGTGGCGCTGCTCGAGTCGGCGGCGATGGGCAACCTCGTCGATGCGCTGTCGGAGCGCTTCGACGTGGTCGTCTACGACGCTCCGCCGATGCTGCCGGTCACCGACGCGACCGTGCTTGGCGAGAAGGTCGACGGTCTGCTCCTGGTCGTCCGCTCGGGCAAGACGCTCAAGGAAGACCTCAGCCGCTCGCTCGACAAGGCCGACGCGGCCAGGGTCAAGGTGCTCGGCACCGTGGTCGTGGGAGTCCGTCGCGAAGGGCGCTCGGGCGAGCACTCCTACGCAGCCGACGTCGCCACTCAGCGCACCGAGCTCACGCCGACGACCAACGAGCCGCCCGTACGGGGCGACAGCGTCGTACGGGAGGACGAGGAGGGCGACGACGACGGTACGGGCTGGCAGCCGCCCCTGGCCGCCACGACGGCGGTCCTCCCGGCGATCACCGACGACATGCTTGACGATGACCACGACGGTGACGACCACGACGACCGTGACGATCCCGACCACGGAGACGAGGCGGCCGATGACTCCTCGGGCATCGTCTCCGGTGGCGCTCAGCCGAGGGCGTAG
- a CDS encoding right-handed parallel beta-helix repeat-containing protein — protein sequence MLAAAAGRTYYVSTRGNDGASGTIGAPMRTIGAAVSRAGSGDTIAIRRGTYHESVKVPDAKRLTIRAHAGEAVVLDGSRRVTGWSRSGRHAVARWTTRFDASPTYSWGVPDNRAEGWQFVNRRFPMAAHPDQVWVGGRRLRQVGSVASLRAGTFFVDYTRGLLYLGSPPGGREVRASALAKALSLRAPGTVVSGIDVRRYAPSVPHMGAVTITGARTRLTDVSIDQNATTGLHVAARNVVLDRVRTRANGMIGASATYADGLHISRMTSKSNNTEHFNTAPVAGGMKIGRARNIVVRRSVFRGNRGTGLWLDESVEGAKVLDSRFVRNVRHGLSAEISANVLIAGNHVKNNRGHGVKVNNTGSVSIWNNTIVGNGRAVNVVQDARRPSSRTTAGRDPRRAFPDRRMTWRISRVTIRNNILAVNPRRGNCVLCVEDYTGRRTARQMGVTAKGNVYRRPGKRPAWLVVWSRGSRDPATFRTVAQFRRATAQERRHLLVRRKKVATRSGTATRFVARKARRIATPLPAGIAIATARARGLRVLGRWR from the coding sequence ATGCTGGCGGCAGCAGCAGGCCGGACCTACTACGTCTCCACGAGGGGGAACGACGGCGCCTCGGGGACGATCGGAGCGCCGATGCGGACGATCGGTGCGGCCGTCTCGCGCGCTGGTTCCGGCGACACCATCGCGATCCGCCGCGGGACCTACCACGAGTCCGTCAAGGTCCCCGACGCCAAGCGCCTGACCATCCGTGCGCACGCCGGCGAGGCCGTGGTGCTCGACGGGAGTCGGCGCGTGACAGGTTGGAGCCGGTCCGGGAGGCACGCGGTCGCACGCTGGACGACCCGCTTCGACGCGAGCCCGACGTACTCGTGGGGCGTCCCGGACAACCGTGCAGAAGGCTGGCAGTTCGTCAACCGCCGCTTTCCGATGGCCGCGCACCCGGACCAGGTCTGGGTCGGCGGGAGGCGCCTCCGCCAGGTGGGCTCGGTCGCGAGCCTTCGTGCCGGCACGTTCTTCGTCGACTACACGCGTGGGCTCCTCTACCTCGGCAGTCCGCCCGGCGGACGCGAGGTCCGGGCGAGCGCGCTCGCCAAGGCACTCAGTCTCAGGGCTCCCGGCACGGTCGTGAGCGGCATCGACGTCCGCCGGTACGCGCCGTCGGTCCCCCACATGGGCGCCGTCACGATCACCGGCGCACGCACCCGGCTCACGGACGTGTCGATCGACCAGAACGCGACGACCGGCCTGCATGTGGCCGCACGCAACGTCGTGCTCGACCGGGTCCGTACGCGGGCGAACGGCATGATCGGAGCGAGCGCGACGTACGCCGACGGCCTGCACATCTCCCGCATGACCAGCAAAAGCAACAACACCGAGCACTTCAACACCGCGCCTGTCGCCGGGGGGATGAAGATCGGACGTGCCCGCAACATCGTCGTCCGCCGGAGCGTCTTCCGCGGCAACCGAGGGACGGGTCTGTGGCTGGACGAGTCGGTCGAGGGCGCGAAGGTGCTCGACAGCCGATTCGTGCGCAACGTCCGCCACGGCTTGTCGGCGGAGATCTCAGCGAACGTCCTCATCGCCGGCAACCACGTGAAGAACAACCGCGGGCACGGCGTGAAGGTCAACAACACCGGGAGCGTCTCGATCTGGAACAACACCATCGTCGGCAACGGCCGAGCGGTCAACGTCGTCCAGGACGCGCGCCGGCCCAGCTCGCGGACGACGGCGGGCCGCGACCCGCGGCGCGCGTTCCCCGACCGGCGGATGACGTGGCGCATCAGTCGGGTGACGATCCGCAACAACATCCTCGCGGTCAATCCCCGGCGCGGGAACTGCGTGCTCTGCGTCGAGGACTACACCGGCAGGCGAACCGCCCGGCAGATGGGCGTCACCGCCAAGGGCAACGTCTACCGCCGCCCTGGTAAGCGCCCGGCATGGCTCGTCGTGTGGTCGCGTGGTTCACGGGACCCGGCCACCTTCCGTACGGTGGCGCAGTTCCGTCGGGCAACCGCACAAGAACGGCGCCACCTGCTCGTACGCCGCAAGAAGGTCGCCACGCGCTCGGGAACGGCGACGCGTTTCGTCGCGCGCAAGGCTCGCCGCATCGCGACGCCGCTGCCGGCCGGGATCGCCATCGCTACCGCGCGCGCTCGCGGCCTCCGTGTGCTCGGGCGCTGGCGTTGA
- a CDS encoding DUF1972 domain-containing protein, with the protein MRVALIGTRGVPARYGGFETAVEEIGRRLVASGHDVTVYCRPVDGEPRPASHLGMRLVHLPAVRRKTLETLSHTALSVAHAVTRRRRFDAAIVFNAANAPFVPGLRLRRIPVAVHVDGLEWRRAKWTGAGRRYYRTAESASVRWADALIADAVGIADYYEEEFGVATTFVPYGAPILDSPAPDKLAALDVEPGRYHLVVARFEPENHVREIVAGYRASRAEHPLVVVGSAPYADAYTAEIEQLAAGDPRIRLVGGVWDQDQLDQLYAHATTYLHGHSVGGTNPSLLRAMGAGAPVIAYDVVFNREVLGDSAPRFATPDDLARLVEKAEGDPEGTREAGRLLQERAAQRYRWDDVADAYADLLVRLTNGYSTRGAASGRRRGRAD; encoded by the coding sequence ATGAGAGTGGCCCTGATCGGCACCCGCGGCGTGCCGGCCCGGTACGGCGGCTTCGAGACCGCTGTCGAGGAGATCGGGCGACGCCTCGTCGCCTCCGGCCACGACGTGACCGTCTACTGCCGGCCGGTCGATGGCGAGCCGCGCCCCGCGTCACACCTCGGGATGCGACTCGTCCACCTGCCTGCGGTGCGCCGCAAGACGCTCGAGACGCTCTCGCACACGGCGCTGTCGGTCGCGCACGCGGTGACCCGCAGACGTCGCTTCGACGCGGCGATCGTCTTCAACGCCGCCAACGCTCCGTTCGTCCCCGGGCTGCGGCTGCGCCGGATCCCGGTCGCGGTGCACGTCGACGGGCTCGAGTGGCGGCGCGCCAAGTGGACCGGCGCGGGGCGGCGCTACTACCGGACGGCCGAGTCCGCGTCGGTCCGGTGGGCCGACGCGCTGATCGCCGACGCTGTCGGGATCGCCGACTACTACGAGGAGGAGTTCGGCGTCGCGACGACGTTCGTCCCGTACGGCGCCCCGATCCTCGACTCCCCGGCACCCGACAAGCTCGCCGCGCTCGACGTGGAGCCCGGGCGCTACCACCTCGTCGTCGCCCGCTTCGAGCCCGAGAACCACGTCCGCGAGATCGTCGCCGGATACCGCGCGTCGCGTGCCGAGCACCCGCTCGTCGTCGTCGGCTCCGCCCCGTACGCCGACGCCTACACGGCCGAGATCGAGCAGCTCGCCGCCGGCGACCCCCGCATCCGCCTGGTCGGCGGCGTCTGGGACCAGGACCAGCTCGACCAGCTGTACGCGCATGCGACGACCTACCTCCATGGCCACTCCGTCGGCGGCACCAACCCTTCCCTGCTGCGCGCGATGGGGGCCGGGGCGCCGGTCATCGCGTACGACGTCGTGTTCAACCGCGAGGTGCTCGGCGACTCCGCCCCGCGCTTCGCGACCCCCGACGACCTCGCCCGCCTCGTCGAGAAGGCCGAGGGCGACCCCGAGGGGACACGGGAGGCCGGACGGCTGCTGCAGGAGCGGGCGGCGCAGCGCTACCGCTGGGACGACGTCGCGGACGCCTACGCAGACCTGCTCGTACGGCTGACCAACGGGTACTCCACCCGTGGCGCGGCATCGGGGCGTCGCCGTGGTCGAGCCGACTGA
- a CDS encoding O-antigen ligase: protein MSTAEAVEQRALAASDETGSPFSLRIRFTRLQLVMILLVVSAISWRRGVYYSGGADAVVVAKAMLTVIALGLAFTLPKPDRRWSQVEVTPVLGMLGYLAIAVISALLISDETVASMILVIRLIMLAAALVLVARARPWREVVNAMLVAMLVVGAFASITGIGTLASGRLEGGIPPVGPNQICLMFSLPALAVAHRCIFRSATALDVLALPLLLGLVWATGSRTGLAALVLGMAIMVVIAPRISVPVFTAAVLSIPAVAAVVGLTSVMEEFVGRGDTASLLTLNSRTVAWSAAIDYPDNLLERLIGGGLALRQIPVSAMYRDTQILDSTWVSAYLQVGLLGTLALVAAIVTTLVASRRCTRPTRAFFVAAIVMLALVSILESGLFDTSVSFIVFFTTTLAIYAHPKRRQMA, encoded by the coding sequence GTGAGCACCGCCGAGGCGGTCGAGCAGCGGGCGCTGGCGGCGTCCGACGAGACGGGCAGCCCGTTCAGCCTGCGGATCCGGTTCACCCGGCTGCAGCTCGTCATGATCCTGCTGGTCGTCTCGGCGATCTCGTGGCGGCGCGGCGTCTACTACTCCGGCGGCGCCGACGCGGTGGTCGTCGCCAAGGCGATGCTCACGGTCATCGCGCTCGGGCTCGCGTTCACGCTGCCGAAGCCCGACCGCCGGTGGAGCCAGGTCGAGGTGACTCCCGTCCTCGGCATGCTCGGCTACCTCGCGATCGCCGTGATCAGCGCGCTGCTGATCAGCGACGAGACCGTCGCCTCGATGATCCTCGTCATCCGGCTGATCATGCTCGCAGCCGCCCTCGTCCTGGTGGCGCGTGCACGACCCTGGCGCGAGGTCGTCAACGCGATGCTCGTCGCCATGCTCGTCGTCGGCGCCTTCGCGTCGATCACCGGCATCGGGACGCTCGCCAGCGGCCGACTGGAGGGCGGCATCCCCCCAGTCGGGCCCAACCAGATCTGCCTGATGTTCAGCCTCCCCGCACTGGCGGTGGCACACCGGTGCATCTTCCGGTCCGCGACCGCCCTCGACGTCCTCGCCCTCCCGCTGCTCCTCGGTCTCGTCTGGGCGACGGGCTCACGGACCGGCCTCGCCGCCCTCGTGCTCGGCATGGCGATCATGGTGGTGATCGCGCCGCGGATCTCCGTCCCCGTCTTCACCGCCGCCGTGCTCAGCATCCCCGCGGTGGCTGCCGTCGTGGGCCTGACCTCGGTGATGGAGGAGTTCGTCGGTCGCGGCGACACCGCCAGCCTGCTCACGCTCAACTCCCGTACGGTCGCGTGGTCCGCGGCGATCGACTATCCGGACAACCTGCTCGAACGCCTGATCGGCGGAGGCCTGGCCCTGCGTCAGATCCCGGTCTCGGCGATGTATCGCGATACTCAGATCCTCGATAGCACGTGGGTGTCGGCATACCTCCAGGTCGGCCTGCTCGGTACGCTCGCCCTCGTCGCCGCGATCGTGACCACGCTCGTCGCCTCCCGACGCTGCACCCGTCCCACCCGCGCGTTCTTCGTCGCGGCGATCGTGATGCTCGCGCTCGTGAGCATCTTGGAAAGCGGCCTCTTCGACACGTCGGTCAGCTTTATCGTGTTCTTCACGACCACGCTGGCGATCTACGCCCACCCCAAGCGAAGGCAGATGGCATGA